In the genome of Pseudanabaena mucicola str. Chao 1806, the window ATCTGTCGTCTTCGACAAGCGCCAGTGGCTGATCGCCAAAAAGGAGCTCAGTTGCCTCGCACTCCGCGTCCAACATGCGAGAACGATCAAACGTATCGCGCTCAATTAGCCACGAGTAACCCCGAAGTCGTGTCAGCACTGGCCGAAATATGCGCTCGAAGCAAGGACTATTGTCCTCACGTGAGTAATAGACGCGCAATCCTCGCCAGTCCACCACGCGATAGGGCCACCACCCCCATCCTTCAGTAGTACTCATCGCACCTCCAATAGTCCCACAATTGTTTCGGTGGACGTATAACGGATAAGTTCAGCGGTCGGCGTAGCCGATCCGCTGGAACTGATGGTTAGCCTTGAACTCTTGTTGGCTCACGCTCACCTTGCCTCAAGGCCGAAAAAAAAGCGGCGTTATATTCGAGGCAATGCGCGAGGGAACCCTCAGCGAGGACCACGTCATGTCCTTGCACCAACTGAACAGGAAGCCGGAGAACAAAGAAAACATCGCCATCCTCGTACTTGCTTTCGACAAGCTGAAGCGGGATGAGATCCTCATGCCGGAACTTTCTGTGTACGACACGAAATGGAAAAACCACCCGACCCTCGACGACGCCATCGCGCTCAACTATGACCGATGTACAGGGATGGCGGTTGCACAACCAAGCTAGATAACTGCCAAATCCCCACATTACCGCCAGGACGACAAATGGATACCATGTCGGATAATCGTTTGGGCTTTCGACTCCGTCAACGATGGCACTGATGGTTCCGAATGCTAATCCGAGTAACCACAACACCGTAAAACACCATAGCAATATCCATTTCCGAGAACCAAAATAGTAGCTGCGCATTTGCTAATTATATATTATCTTGCAAATTACAGGATAAATACTTTTATAGGATAAATATCTCACGACTTGCTAGATAAAGCAACTAATAAGCGTAATATCTAGTCTCTTGCAGGGTAATATCCTCCTATAGAATTTTATTAAGCAAAATGTTGGATAACATACCCAAGCCTGTACTGAAAAATCAGATGCCTGCCCTAGCCTCAAATGGGCAGATTGAGCCGCCACCTAGAGAGATGTTAGATCGAGTTAGGGATGCCATTCGGGTTAAGCATTACTCCTATCAAACCGAAAAATCCTATGTGCAATGGATTCGGCGGTTTATTTTGTTTCACAATAAACGACACCCAAGTGAAATGGGAGGTGATGAAGTTAATGCTTTTTTAACGCATTTGGCAACTACCGAAAATGTGGCAGCATCAACCCAAAATCAGGCGCTTAGTGCAATCTTGTTTCTTTACCGTGAAGTATTGCAGCAAGAACTCGATCTCAACCTTGATGCAGTTAGAGCCAAAAAGCCCCGCCGCTTACCAACAGTGCTTACAGCCGAAGAAGTACGGGCAGTATTGCAACAAATGGAAGGCGTTTCACAACTGGTAGCAAAATTACTGTATGGCAGTGGCTTAAGACTAAATGAAGCCCTGAGCTTGCGGGTTAAGGACTTAGATTTTGCTCAAAAGCAACTGCAAATTCGTGATAGTAAGGGCATGGAAAGCCGTATCACAATGTTGCCTGATGCACTTATGGAGTCATTGCAGTTGCATTTAAGTGCAGTTAAGTTATTGCATTTACAGGATTTAGAGCATGGATGCGGCGAAGTGCATCTTCCATTTGCCTTAGAGAGAAAATATCCCAACGCACCCAAAGAATGGATTTGGCAATATGTATTTCCCAGTCATAGCCTTGTTACAGATCCGAGATCGGGAATAGTTAGGCGATATCACATTCATGAGAGTAATATCCAAAGAGCAGTTAAAAGTGCCGTTGTTCAAGCAAGAATTCAGAAAAGGGTTAGTAGCCATACATTTCGCCATAGCTTTGCCACACATTTATTAGAAAATGGCTATGATATCCGTACTGTACAGGAGTTATTGGGACATAAAGATGTCAAAACAACCATGATTTATACTCATGTTCTCAATCGCGGCGGTAAAGGAGTAATTAGTCCGCTCGATCGCTAGATAAACAAGACTTAGATCTAAATACCCGTAAGCTTAGCGATCGCCCCTTCTAAAGAGCTTGGTAGCGATCGCAACAACTTACGTTTTTCAAAATCCACAGGTACGAGGGTCACCGTTGCTGTTACACATAGATCTGTTTCTGTACGAATTTGATATTCCCAGTTTAGACGTACCTTATCTGGCACAAGCTTCGTCATGACCAGCACATCATCGCCCATTCTTGCAGAACGATGATAACGCAAAGACATCTCAGCTACAGGTAAATCAACCCCTGCTGAGACTAGTTCCTCAAAGCTCATCCCCACTGTCCGCAAACATTCTACCCTTGCCTCTTCCATCCAAGTTAAATACATTCCATGCCAAACTACGCCTGAATAGTCCGTATGGTGGGGATAGACTCGCACAGGGTAGTTGAACCAACCATTATTAGTATTAGTTGGTTGAAACTTAGTAATCTCACTGGTTAGAGTTGTAGAAGGTAAATCTGCCATTATGGTCATACCTAGAATAAATAACTACAGTAAATTCTCTAGGCGACGGCGCATCATGGCAATTACGGGATCTTCGACTATGATTTCATCCTCTGGCTCTGATTGATTATTTTCGAGATCCTTAGACCAATCAGTTTTATCAACATTTTTCTCAGGTGGTACTAGTAGACCCTCGGTTGGCACAATATTTAAGTCATAGTTCGATTCTCGACAAAATGCCTCTAAATCTTCGCTGTCAATACTCTCTACTGTCGGCGATAAAAAATCCTGCGCTTCTAGTAGACCTGCATAACGAATTGCATCATCTTCCTGTTCAAACGCAACCACAATGTTGTCACCATCTATTTCTAGGGTGTAGATACCTTCGTTATCGGTGTTGGCGTTAAACAGCAATACCCAAACTTGCATAGAAAAAACTCGACCATTAGAAAAGTTTTAATATTGTATAACACGCTTATATACCTATCGCTAAGCTCAGAACTCTAAGTAGGTAAGGATGGGCGGCGCGAAGCACCGCCCATCCTTACCACAATACAGACTACCAGCTTAACGATGATTAAAAATTTTTAATGGGGAGTTGTAACTTTGCGTCTCGATCACTACACCACAGGAACTTACACTGTCGGTGCACCACTTTGGAAACAAGTCCTTTGGTACTTTATTGGCTCACCAATTGTGCGTAGTTACTTTATGCCTTTTTCAAGCTTGAAGGTAATTATTTTGCGCTGTTTTGGTGCAGAAATTGGTCAAGGTGTGCGGATTAAAACGGGGGTGCGCGTCAAATTTCCTTGGCGTTTAATTATCAAAGATTTTGTCTGGATTGGGGAAGATGCTTGGCTGGATAATCTCGACCTGATTACGATTGAGAGCCACTGCTGCATATCCCAAGGGGTATATCTCTGTACAGGCAATCACGACTGGGGCGATCGCGATTTTACGCTGCGTACTGCGCCCATTTATATCGAATCAGGCAGTTGGATTGCCGCCCATGCGACCATTGCCTCAGGGGTTAGAGTCGGTCAAGGCGCAGTTTTAGGCTTAGGTAGTGTGGCGACGCGATCGCTAGAGCCAATGACAATTTATAGTGGCAATCCCGCGATCGCCATTAAGTCACGTAAAATCAAATTACGCGAATAAATGGCATCACCATTTATTCGCGCTTAGAAATTATATTTTTTAAATTATTATGACTGTTGCCAATTCAGCCCCTAGCCCCAAAATTGGACTAGCTTCACGATTAGTTAATGGCATTTTAGCAATTAGCCCTTTATTTAATATTGCCAAACAACGCGCTCGGAAGATGATGATCAAACGCTCCGAGTCAATGGGCGTAAACTGGCGACAAATTGTTGCTGATTTGCAAAAACAAGATCTTGATGGCGAACTTGCCAAAGTCCAAAATCCTAATGTCCAGTATCCCGAATACTACCTCAAGCATTTCCACGCCTATGAAGAAGGGAATCTCGGCTGGCTACCTGCAACGGAAGTAGAAGTTGCAGCCTATGCTGTGCATTCACGAATTTGGAATGATGCGGAACCTCCTGTAAAAGGTGATCCCCGTCTACGCCAAAGCTATATTGATATTGTTAAAGAGAAGATTCCTGCACCTCAAGATATTCTCGATATTGGTTGCAGCGTTGGGATGAGTACTTTTGTATTGCACAATGCTTATCCACAGGCAAAAATTACAGGCTTGGATTTATCTCCCCATTTTTTAGCGATCGCCAATTACAATACGCGCACTAAACATCCAGAGTTACAAGAATCACAACAGATCAAGTGGATTCACGCCGCCGCCGAAAATACAGGCTTACCTGATGCTTCCTTTGATTTTGTTTCCTGTTTTCTCTTATTTCACGAATTGCCTCAAGATGCGACGAGGCAAATTTTGCGTGAAATCCGTCGTGTCTTGCGTCCCAATGGTTACTTCACACTTATGGATATGAATCCCTACTCCGATATCTATCTCAAGATGCCTCCCTACATCCTAACTTTACTCAAGAGTACCGAACCCTATCTCGATCAATACTTCTCTTTTGATCTAGCCTCTGAGCTAGTAGCCGCAGGCTTTGAGCCTCCTATGATTACGGCAAATACGCCTCGCCATCGCACTGTGATTGCCAAAGCTGTATAAAGTTGTATAAATATGATGATGTGCCGTACTTTGTAAAGCACATCGTCGCTAGAGTTTGAGAGCTTTTAGGTTTTCCCTAATATAACTGACAACGCTATATTAAAATTATTAAAGATTAGATAAGATTTACTAAGTAGCTAGACATAAGTAAACTAAAAACCGAGAAGTTTGTTCCGCCCGCTACGCGGGCGGAACAAACTCAGGTTTTGGGTTTTAATTAAGTTGTGCTACTTACAAAGTATTTGTATCGCTAATTTTAATAAATAGCCCACCAAGTTTATGATAATTGAAATTCCCGAACCACTTAAAACATTGGTGACTTTTGCTCACCCCATTCTCATGATCCTGACCCTAATTTTGGCATTGTATGCAGGTTATGTTGGGTGGCAATACCGCAGAATTCGTAGTACTGAGGGTGATGAAAAAAAAGCGCTAATCTCCAAAAAATATAATCTCCTCCATCACAATCTAGGTTCGATATTCTTATTGTTAATGGTGGCAGGTGCGATCGGTGGTATGGCTGTGACTTATAACAACAATGGGAAGTTGTTTGTGGGAGCACATTTGATTGCTGGCTTAGGACTCACTTTTTTAGCTGCATTATCAGCAGCACTAGCGCCTATACTTCAACAGGGTAAGGAATGGGCGCGGAGTACCCATATAGCAGTGAATACTGTATTAGTTGGCATTTTTGTATGGCAAACCCTAACAGGCTTTGAAATTGTCCAGCGAATTCTCGAACAAATGTCTAAAGCTTCATAACAAAAAAGCGGCACAATGCGCCGCTTTTTTGTTAACGGTAGTTTGTGAATTGGAGAGCGAGGGGAAAGTCTTCACCTTTGACGAGTTGGATAATTGCTTGAAGTTCATCCTTTGATTTGGAAGTGACTCGCAAAGCATCACCTTGAATTGATGCTTGAGCTTTAGGGAAACTATCACGGATGGTTTTAGAAAGTTTTTTGGCTTGATCTTGCTCAATACCACGCTTGAGTTTAATCTTTTGGGTGACACGATTACCGCTAGCAGATTCGATTTCGCCATAGTCAAAGATTTTTAGGGATAGGTTACGCTTGATTGCTTTAGATTGCAGCACATCGACAACTGAGGTAAGTGTCATTTCACTATTAGTTTTGATAGTTATGAGTTCTTTCTCAAGTTCAACTTCTGTATTTGTATTTTTTAGGTCATAGCGACTAACAATTTCACGGCGAGTTTGATCGATCGCATTCACAAGTTCTTGATGATCAAAATCACTAACGATGTCAAAGGAGTAACTGGAAGCCATAGATTTATTTTAGTTATTTTAGATTTTATTAATCACAAAGCAGCAGGAGCCGCCATGTTTGCGTCCCCAATCCTACCAAAAAACGGTATAGCTAAATGGTTTGTGGAAGCCCACCCCGAAGAGGCAGGGCTTCCACAAACCATTTAGGATTGTTATACTATTCCCAGAGCCGCCGACCTTCCTCACCATGCAAACGATCATGGGTATCCCTCAAAAGTCTAGGGATTTCCAGATTTTCGGGACATCTCGGCAAGCAGTCGCCACAGTCAGTACAGCGAATGGCTTTATTTCCCGGAAACCAATGTCCTGCATTCTCAAACATTTTATAGCGATATTTCCCAAAATCCACCATATCAAAACCGATCGCTAAATTTCGCAGCCTGAGAACTTCAGGAATATTAATACCTTCGGGACAGGGTAGGCATTGATAGCATTGCGAACAGAGATCGTTTTCTAAAATTGTATAGCGGCGATTCATGCAATCGATAACTGCGGATTCTAATTCAGACATCGGAGCATCATTATCCCATGCGTCCTGATGGGAATCTACTTCTCTAGGATTAGCTGCCCCAAGACTGAGGGTATGGATACGCTGATCACTCAGCAAAAAGCGATCGCACATATATAAAGCTGTATATGGATAGCAAACACCTGATAGCTCTTCGGAAGGGGTATAAAGCATCCCACCTTTATCCGATGGCGAAATAATAAATACCCCCATATCTTGTTCATGAGCAAGTTGTACCGCAGGTGCATTACGCTGATTGAAGTAATAGTAATGGAGATTAACGGACTCAAATAAGTTAGTACGAATCGTGTCTAAAATTACCTCAAGTGAACCATGGGTAGAAAAGCCTACATGCCTAATCATTTTTTGATCGACAGCTTCCCTAACTGCTTTCATACATCCATTGGGATCTTTCACAAGATCGAGATGTTCATATAGATTAATCCCATGAATATCGAAGTTATCAATATAGTCCACATTCATTTTTTTGAGGGACTGTTCGATTTGTCGATGCATAGAGTCTGCATCTTTGATAGGACTAATTTTGGTAGTCAGATAAAAGCGATCGCGTTGCTTACTAAGCCCATTTCGCATAGCCTGACCAATAAATTCTTCACTCTTACCATATCCCTGTGCTGTCTCTATATGGTTAATGCCAACTTCTAAGGCGTGCCAAATCGTTTTTTCTGCATTCGTCGCAGATTCTAAATAACGCATTGCTCCTAAGGAGAATACGGACAAAAGCATCTCAGTTTTGCCAAAACGACGATAGCGCATAGTTAATTTATTAAATTTGCTAATTTTATAGGAATGACGCAAAAATGATGGAAAATCGTTATTTTAAATTCATAAATTGAAGTATAGCTTGGTATTTCCTGCAACAGATTTAGGACTTACGCATTGGGTAGATGTGGTGCGGGCTTCGCCCGCACCACATCTACCTCAATCCTAAGAAATTCGTTCGGTTTGCGTAAGTCCTAAAATATTTGAAAGCTTGACGAAGCTATGCTTTCAAATATTTCTCTGGGTTTCTAAGTCAGCGCTTTGCGCTGTAATTCTAAAGCGCGTGAATCACATTGGTAACTACACCCCAAATATGGAGATCGGTATGTTCATCGATCTCAATGGGCTTAAAAGCTTCATTTTCAGGCATGAGCCATAGTTTATCTCTAACCCTACGAATTCTTTTTACCGTTAATTCTCCATTTACCACAGCGATCACAACTTGACCATTGGTAACTTCAATCGAGCGATCAACAATCAACATATCATTGGGATGAATCCCTGCATCAATCATTGATTCCCCAACCACACGCACCAGATATGTGGTTTCAGGATGTTTCACCAGATGGCGATTGAGATCGATATTATCATCCACATAGTCTTCGGTGGGGGCAGGAAGCCCTGCTGCAACTGGGTTGAGATAGAGAGGCAAGCTCACCTTAGTCTTTCTTTCGGGTTTGAAGATGGATTGAACCATCGTTCCTAATTCGATTTCTTGGCTACCTCCAGCCAAAGCTGCTAAAATTTCATCAGCAATTCTGATCGGTAGCCTTACCGCTTTAGTCGCCTCGCCATATTTCCCTGTTCCTTGGGGACGACCTGCACCTATACGTTTTCCTCCTCGTGGCATCTGATTTTCTCCAAGTACATTACAAACGCATGAAATGTGTACACTTATCAATAAAAGTATACTCAAAAAATGGCAGCTTATTAGTAATTTTGCCCCATAAGCCTTATAGCCAAAAAGCAGAAGAGAGTTGCGGCGCAACTCTCTTCTGCTTTTTGGGCTGAGGCAGAACATTTTGGTTGCGTTTTACAAATCCCTTCAGGAATTTTCCAACGAATCATGTAACATCAGAAACATATTGCGATCGCTACTACAGGTCTTTGCGCCAAATAAAAACTGACTTTTTGCTACAAGCATTACAAATTTGAGTTTGAATGTGGGTAGTGGCTTAGGAAATATGGGTGACACACAATCCGTATTCACTAAAATGCTGCCATCTTTGGCACTACCGTATAAGTGAAAGAATTATAAGTACGACATTTAGTTAGACATGGTAAAAGATGCAAGATCGAGACGAATCCACGCAGTCCAAGATTCTCGAAAAAGAATCAGTAAAAAAATTGAAATTTGCCAAGAATAGTGGATTTCAGGTAGAACTAAGACGACGGGTTGACGAACTTTTTCAAAACAGTAATCTCAAAGAGCGTGATTGTCCCCAAATGTACGCAAAGACAGCGACCCTGTTAATTGGCTTTTTGGGAACCTATGCAGCCTTAATTTTTTTAGCCCAGACATGGTGGCAGGTTTTTCCTCTATGTATCCTCATGGGTGTAATCATCGCAGGTATAGGGTTTAGCATTCAGCATGATGGCGCTCATCGTGCCTATTCCAATTCGCTATGGATAAATAAACTCATGTCGATGAGTCTTGATCTCATCGGTGGTAGTTCCTATATTTGGCATTGGAAACATGATATTTTACATCATACCTACACTAATATTGCTAGCTATGACATGGATCTGGAAGTGGGAATGTTTGGAAGGCTTTCTCCATCTCATCAAAAGCTTCCATTTCACCGTTGGCAGCATTATTACCTATGGCTGTTATATGGTTTTCTGGCAATCAAGTGGCATTTTTTCGATGATTTTAATAACTTGATCACGGGCAAAATTAGCGATCGCAACTATCCTCGCCCTAGAAATAGTAATTTAGTAATCTTCTGTGCTGGTAAGCTAACATTTCTGACGATTGCGTTTGTGATTCCCTCACTATTTCACTCATTTTGGCTTGTTTTAGCTAGCTATAGTCTCATCGCATTTACCCTAGGGCTTTTGCTAAGTGTCGTCTTCCAGTTAGCTCATGTGGTGGAAGAAGCAGATTTTCCTATTCCTGATGAAGAGACCTGTTTAATTGAGAAAGATTGGGCAATTCATCAAATCGAAACTACAGTAAACTTCTCTCGCAACAACCCATTTCTAACTTGGTTGCTCGGTGGTTTAAATTTTCAAGTCGAGCATCATCTCTTCCCCAATATTTGCCATATCAATTACCCTGAGATCTCCAAGGTAGTTGAGCAAA includes:
- a CDS encoding integron integrase; this encodes MPALASNGQIEPPPREMLDRVRDAIRVKHYSYQTEKSYVQWIRRFILFHNKRHPSEMGGDEVNAFLTHLATTENVAASTQNQALSAILFLYREVLQQELDLNLDAVRAKKPRRLPTVLTAEEVRAVLQQMEGVSQLVAKLLYGSGLRLNEALSLRVKDLDFAQKQLQIRDSKGMESRITMLPDALMESLQLHLSAVKLLHLQDLEHGCGEVHLPFALERKYPNAPKEWIWQYVFPSHSLVTDPRSGIVRRYHIHESNIQRAVKSAVVQARIQKRVSSHTFRHSFATHLLENGYDIRTVQELLGHKDVKTTMIYTHVLNRGGKGVISPLDR
- a CDS encoding acyl-CoA thioesterase encodes the protein MADLPSTTLTSEITKFQPTNTNNGWFNYPVRVYPHHTDYSGVVWHGMYLTWMEEARVECLRTVGMSFEELVSAGVDLPVAEMSLRYHRSARMGDDVLVMTKLVPDKVRLNWEYQIRTETDLCVTATVTLVPVDFEKRKLLRSLPSSLEGAIAKLTGI
- a CDS encoding DUF3110 domain-containing protein → MQVWVLLFNANTDNEGIYTLEIDGDNIVVAFEQEDDAIRYAGLLEAQDFLSPTVESIDSEDLEAFCRESNYDLNIVPTEGLLVPPEKNVDKTDWSKDLENNQSEPEDEIIVEDPVIAMMRRRLENLL
- a CDS encoding WcaF family extracellular polysaccharide biosynthesis acetyltransferase, with the translated sequence MRLDHYTTGTYTVGAPLWKQVLWYFIGSPIVRSYFMPFSSLKVIILRCFGAEIGQGVRIKTGVRVKFPWRLIIKDFVWIGEDAWLDNLDLITIESHCCISQGVYLCTGNHDWGDRDFTLRTAPIYIESGSWIAAHATIASGVRVGQGAVLGLGSVATRSLEPMTIYSGNPAIAIKSRKIKLRE
- a CDS encoding class I SAM-dependent methyltransferase, whose product is MTVANSAPSPKIGLASRLVNGILAISPLFNIAKQRARKMMIKRSESMGVNWRQIVADLQKQDLDGELAKVQNPNVQYPEYYLKHFHAYEEGNLGWLPATEVEVAAYAVHSRIWNDAEPPVKGDPRLRQSYIDIVKEKIPAPQDILDIGCSVGMSTFVLHNAYPQAKITGLDLSPHFLAIANYNTRTKHPELQESQQIKWIHAAAENTGLPDASFDFVSCFLLFHELPQDATRQILREIRRVLRPNGYFTLMDMNPYSDIYLKMPPYILTLLKSTEPYLDQYFSFDLASELVAAGFEPPMITANTPRHRTVIAKAV
- a CDS encoding DUF4079 domain-containing protein; amino-acid sequence: MIIEIPEPLKTLVTFAHPILMILTLILALYAGYVGWQYRRIRSTEGDEKKALISKKYNLLHHNLGSIFLLLMVAGAIGGMAVTYNNNGKLFVGAHLIAGLGLTFLAALSAALAPILQQGKEWARSTHIAVNTVLVGIFVWQTLTGFEIVQRILEQMSKAS
- a CDS encoding YajQ family cyclic di-GMP-binding protein, yielding MASSYSFDIVSDFDHQELVNAIDQTRREIVSRYDLKNTNTEVELEKELITIKTNSEMTLTSVVDVLQSKAIKRNLSLKIFDYGEIESASGNRVTQKIKLKRGIEQDQAKKLSKTIRDSFPKAQASIQGDALRVTSKSKDELQAIIQLVKGEDFPLALQFTNYR
- a CDS encoding aldo/keto reductase encodes the protein MRYRRFGKTEMLLSVFSLGAMRYLESATNAEKTIWHALEVGINHIETAQGYGKSEEFIGQAMRNGLSKQRDRFYLTTKISPIKDADSMHRQIEQSLKKMNVDYIDNFDIHGINLYEHLDLVKDPNGCMKAVREAVDQKMIRHVGFSTHGSLEVILDTIRTNLFESVNLHYYYFNQRNAPAVQLAHEQDMGVFIISPSDKGGMLYTPSEELSGVCYPYTALYMCDRFLLSDQRIHTLSLGAANPREVDSHQDAWDNDAPMSELESAVIDCMNRRYTILENDLCSQCYQCLPCPEGINIPEVLRLRNLAIGFDMVDFGKYRYKMFENAGHWFPGNKAIRCTDCGDCLPRCPENLEIPRLLRDTHDRLHGEEGRRLWE
- a CDS encoding LexA family protein; protein product: MPRGGKRIGAGRPQGTGKYGEATKAVRLPIRIADEILAALAGGSQEIELGTMVQSIFKPERKTKVSLPLYLNPVAAGLPAPTEDYVDDNIDLNRHLVKHPETTYLVRVVGESMIDAGIHPNDMLIVDRSIEVTNGQVVIAVVNGELTVKRIRRVRDKLWLMPENEAFKPIEIDEHTDLHIWGVVTNVIHAL
- a CDS encoding fatty acid desaturase family protein, whose translation is MQDRDESTQSKILEKESVKKLKFAKNSGFQVELRRRVDELFQNSNLKERDCPQMYAKTATLLIGFLGTYAALIFLAQTWWQVFPLCILMGVIIAGIGFSIQHDGAHRAYSNSLWINKLMSMSLDLIGGSSYIWHWKHDILHHTYTNIASYDMDLEVGMFGRLSPSHQKLPFHRWQHYYLWLLYGFLAIKWHFFDDFNNLITGKISDRNYPRPRNSNLVIFCAGKLTFLTIAFVIPSLFHSFWLVLASYSLIAFTLGLLLSVVFQLAHVVEEADFPIPDEETCLIEKDWAIHQIETTVNFSRNNPFLTWLLGGLNFQVEHHLFPNICHINYPEISKVVEQTCQDYGVRYNYHRSFWAGCLSHFHWLRRMGTSF